From a region of the Streptomyces venezuelae genome:
- a CDS encoding acetolactate synthase large subunit, producing MPMTEQATGAHHPQPRPRSGGQQSAAVEHVTGAQSLIRSLEEVGCDTVFGIPGGAILPAYDPMMDSKKVRHILVRHEQGAGHAATGYAQATGKVGVCMATSGPGATNLVTPIADAHMDSVPLVAITGQVSSKAIGTDAFQEADIVGITMPITKHNFLVTKAEDIPRTIAEAFHIAATGRPGPVLVDIAKDALQAKTTFSWPPAQDLPGYRPVTKPHAKQIREAAKLICQAKRPVLYVGGGVMKSGATAELKVLAELTGVPVCTTLMALGSFPDSHPLHVGMPGMHGSVTGVTALQKSDLLIALGTRFDDRVTGKLDSFAPFAKIIHADIDPAEIGKNRAVDVPIVGDAREVIADLIQAVQAEHTEGSAGDYTAWWNDLSRWRDTYPLGYDLPADGSLSPQQVIERIGALAPKSTIFAAGVGQHQMWASHFVKYEEPRTWLNSGGAGTMGYAVPAAMGAKVGMPERTVWAIDGDGCFQMTNQELVTCALNNIPIKVAIINNGALGMVRQWQTLFYNQRYSNTVLHADETGHDTVGSQLGESLAPRKGTRVPDFVKLSEAMGCVALRCEDPADLDKVIAEANAINDRTVVIDFIVHEDAMVWPMVAAGTSNDEVMAARGVRPDFGDNEDD from the coding sequence ATGCCGATGACCGAGCAGGCCACCGGGGCCCACCATCCGCAGCCGCGGCCCCGTTCCGGCGGACAGCAGTCCGCCGCAGTTGAGCACGTCACGGGTGCGCAGTCCCTCATCCGCTCTCTCGAAGAGGTGGGGTGCGACACCGTCTTCGGTATTCCGGGCGGCGCCATCCTCCCCGCGTACGACCCGATGATGGACTCGAAGAAGGTCCGTCACATCCTGGTCCGCCACGAGCAGGGGGCGGGCCACGCCGCCACCGGCTACGCGCAGGCCACCGGCAAGGTCGGCGTCTGTATGGCCACGTCCGGACCGGGCGCCACCAACCTGGTCACCCCGATCGCCGACGCCCACATGGACTCCGTCCCGCTCGTCGCGATCACCGGCCAGGTCTCCTCCAAGGCGATCGGCACCGACGCCTTCCAGGAGGCGGACATCGTCGGCATCACGATGCCGATCACCAAGCACAACTTCCTGGTCACCAAGGCCGAGGACATCCCGCGCACGATCGCCGAGGCGTTCCACATCGCGGCCACCGGCCGTCCCGGCCCGGTCCTGGTCGACATCGCCAAGGACGCCCTGCAGGCCAAGACCACCTTCTCCTGGCCGCCCGCCCAGGACCTCCCCGGTTACCGGCCGGTCACCAAGCCGCACGCCAAGCAGATCCGCGAGGCCGCCAAGCTCATCTGCCAGGCCAAGCGCCCGGTCCTGTACGTCGGCGGCGGCGTCATGAAGTCCGGCGCGACCGCGGAGCTGAAGGTCCTCGCCGAGCTGACCGGCGTCCCCGTCTGCACCACCCTGATGGCGCTGGGCTCCTTCCCCGACAGCCACCCGCTGCACGTCGGCATGCCGGGCATGCACGGCTCCGTCACCGGCGTCACCGCGCTGCAGAAGTCGGACCTGCTGATCGCCCTCGGCACCCGCTTCGACGACCGCGTCACCGGCAAGCTGGACAGCTTCGCCCCCTTCGCCAAGATCATCCACGCGGACATCGACCCCGCCGAGATCGGCAAGAACCGCGCGGTCGACGTCCCGATCGTCGGAGACGCCCGCGAGGTCATCGCCGACCTGATCCAGGCCGTCCAGGCCGAGCACACCGAGGGCAGCGCCGGCGACTACACCGCCTGGTGGAACGATCTCAGCCGCTGGCGCGACACGTACCCGCTGGGTTACGACCTGCCCGCCGACGGCAGCCTCTCCCCGCAGCAGGTCATCGAGCGGATCGGCGCACTCGCCCCGAAGAGCACGATCTTCGCGGCCGGCGTCGGCCAGCACCAGATGTGGGCCTCCCACTTCGTCAAGTACGAGGAGCCCCGCACCTGGCTGAACTCCGGCGGTGCCGGAACCATGGGCTACGCGGTCCCGGCCGCGATGGGTGCCAAGGTCGGCATGCCCGAGCGCACGGTCTGGGCGATCGACGGCGACGGCTGCTTCCAGATGACCAATCAGGAACTGGTCACCTGCGCCCTGAACAACATCCCGATCAAGGTCGCGATCATCAACAACGGCGCGCTCGGGATGGTCCGCCAGTGGCAGACCCTGTTCTACAACCAGCGGTACTCCAACACCGTTCTGCACGCCGACGAGACCGGGCACGACACGGTCGGCTCCCAACTCGGCGAGTCCCTCGCACCCCGCAAGGGCACCCGTGTCCCGGACTTCGTCAAGCTGTCGGAGGCCATGGGCTGCGTGGCGCTGCGCTGTGAGGACCCGGCCGACCTGGACAAGGTCATCGCCGAGGCCAACGCGATCAACGACCGTACCGTCGTGATCGACTTCATCGTCCACGAGGACGCCATGGTGTGGCCGATGGTCGCCGCCGGCACCTCCAACGACGAGGTCATGGCAGCCCGGGGCGTCCGTCCCGACTTCGGCGACAACGAAGACGACTGA
- the serA gene encoding phosphoglycerate dehydrogenase, producing the protein MSSKPVVLIAEELSPATVEALGPDFEIRHCNGADRAELLPAIVDVDAILVRSATKVDAEAIAAAKKLRVVARAGVGLDNVDVSAATKAGVMVVNAPTSNIVTAAELACGLLVATARNIPQANTALKNGEWKRNKYTGVELSEKTLGVVGLGRIGVLVAQRMSAFGMKIVAYDPYVQPARAAQMGVKMLALDELLEVADFITVHLPKTPETLGLIGDEALHKVKPSVRIVNAARGGIVDEAALYTAIKEGRVAGAGLDVYAKEPCTDSPLFELDQVVCTPHLGASTDEAQEKAGVSVAKSVRLALAGELVPDAVNVQGGVIAEDVRPGLPLAEKLGRIFTALAGEVAVRLDVEVCGEITQHDVKVLELSALKGVFEDVVDETVSYVNAPLFAQERGVEVRLTTSSESPDHRNVVTVRGTLSDGQEVSVSGTLAGPKHLQKIVGVGEYDVDLALADHMVVLRYTDRPGVVGAVGRVLGEGGLNIAGMQVARAEEHGEALAVLTVDAPVPGNVLADIATEIGAASARTVSLA; encoded by the coding sequence GTGAGCTCGAAACCTGTCGTACTCATCGCCGAAGAGCTGTCGCCCGCCACCGTCGAGGCGCTCGGCCCGGACTTCGAGATCCGGCACTGCAACGGCGCGGACCGCGCCGAGCTGCTGCCCGCGATCGTCGACGTCGACGCGATCCTCGTCCGCTCCGCCACCAAGGTCGACGCCGAGGCCATTGCCGCGGCCAAGAAGCTGCGGGTCGTCGCGCGCGCCGGTGTCGGTCTGGACAACGTCGACGTCTCCGCCGCCACCAAGGCCGGCGTGATGGTCGTCAACGCGCCGACCTCGAACATCGTGACCGCGGCCGAGCTCGCCTGCGGCCTGCTCGTCGCCACCGCCCGCAACATTCCGCAGGCGAACACCGCCCTGAAGAACGGCGAGTGGAAGCGGAACAAGTACACGGGTGTCGAGCTCAGCGAGAAGACCCTCGGCGTCGTCGGCCTCGGCCGCATCGGCGTGCTCGTCGCCCAGCGCATGTCGGCCTTCGGTATGAAGATCGTCGCGTACGACCCCTACGTCCAGCCCGCGCGCGCCGCCCAGATGGGCGTCAAGATGCTGGCGCTGGACGAGCTCCTGGAGGTCGCCGACTTCATCACCGTGCACCTGCCCAAGACCCCCGAGACCCTCGGTCTCATCGGTGACGAGGCCCTGCACAAGGTGAAGCCGTCGGTCCGTATCGTCAACGCGGCCCGCGGCGGGATCGTCGACGAGGCCGCGCTGTACACGGCCATCAAGGAGGGCCGCGTCGCCGGCGCCGGTCTCGACGTGTACGCGAAGGAGCCCTGCACGGACTCCCCGCTGTTCGAGCTCGACCAGGTCGTCTGCACCCCGCACCTCGGCGCGTCCACGGACGAGGCCCAGGAGAAGGCCGGTGTCTCGGTCGCCAAGTCGGTGCGCCTCGCGCTCGCCGGTGAGCTCGTGCCGGACGCGGTCAACGTCCAGGGCGGTGTCATCGCCGAGGACGTCCGTCCGGGCCTGCCGCTCGCCGAGAAGCTCGGCCGCATCTTCACCGCCCTCGCGGGCGAGGTCGCGGTCCGCCTCGACGTCGAGGTCTGCGGCGAGATCACCCAGCACGACGTCAAGGTGCTGGAACTCTCCGCCCTCAAGGGCGTCTTCGAGGACGTCGTCGACGAGACGGTCTCCTACGTCAACGCCCCGCTGTTCGCGCAGGAGCGCGGCGTCGAGGTCCGGCTGACCACCAGCTCGGAGTCCCCGGACCACCGCAACGTGGTGACCGTGCGCGGCACCCTGTCGGACGGTCAGGAGGTCTCGGTCTCCGGCACGCTCGCGGGCCCGAAGCACCTTCAGAAGATCGTCGGCGTCGGCGAGTACGACGTGGACCTGGCGCTCGCCGACCACATGGTCGTGCTGCGCTACACCGACCGCCCCGGCGTGGTGGGTGCCGTCGGCCGCGTCCTCGGCGAGGGCGGTCTGAACATCGCGGGC
- the ilvC gene encoding ketol-acid reductoisomerase, producing MAELFYENDADLSIIQGRKVAVIGYGSQGHAHALSLRDSGVDVVVGLKEGSKSKAKAEEQGLKVVPVAEAAAWANVIMILTPDPLQAEIYEESIKEHLQEGDALFFGHGFNVRYGFIKPPANVDVALVAPKGPGHLVRRQYEEGRGVPCIAAVEQDFTGSAFALALSYAAGIGGTRAGVIKTTFTEETETDLFGEQAVLCGGASALVKAGFETLTEAGYQPEIAYFECLHELKLIVDLMYEGGLEKMRWSVSETAEWGDYITGPRVITDATKAEMKKVLAEIQSGEFANTWMAEYKAGLPKYNEYKKADEEHLLETTGKKLRKLMSWVDSDES from the coding sequence GTGGCCGAGCTGTTCTACGAGAACGACGCCGACCTGTCCATCATCCAGGGCCGCAAGGTCGCGGTCATCGGTTACGGCAGCCAGGGCCACGCCCACGCGCTGTCGCTCCGTGACTCCGGCGTCGACGTCGTCGTCGGTCTGAAGGAGGGCTCGAAGTCCAAGGCCAAGGCCGAGGAGCAGGGTCTGAAGGTCGTCCCCGTGGCCGAGGCCGCCGCCTGGGCGAACGTCATCATGATCCTCACCCCGGACCCGCTGCAGGCCGAGATCTACGAGGAGTCCATCAAGGAGCACCTCCAGGAGGGTGACGCGCTCTTCTTCGGCCACGGCTTCAACGTCCGCTACGGCTTCATCAAGCCCCCGGCCAACGTGGACGTCGCCCTCGTCGCGCCCAAGGGCCCGGGCCACCTGGTCCGCCGTCAGTACGAGGAGGGCCGCGGCGTTCCGTGCATCGCCGCCGTCGAGCAGGACTTCACCGGTTCCGCCTTCGCGCTCGCGCTCTCGTACGCGGCCGGCATCGGCGGCACCCGCGCCGGCGTCATCAAGACCACCTTCACCGAGGAGACCGAGACCGACCTGTTCGGTGAGCAGGCCGTTCTCTGCGGTGGCGCCTCCGCTCTGGTCAAGGCCGGTTTCGAGACCCTGACCGAGGCCGGCTACCAGCCGGAGATCGCGTACTTCGAGTGCCTGCACGAGCTGAAGCTCATCGTGGACCTCATGTACGAGGGCGGCCTGGAGAAGATGCGCTGGTCGGTCTCCGAGACCGCCGAGTGGGGCGACTACATCACCGGCCCGCGCGTCATCACCGACGCCACCAAGGCCGAGATGAAGAAGGTCCTCGCGGAGATCCAGAGCGGCGAGTTCGCCAACACGTGGATGGCCGAGTACAAGGCCGGTCTGCCGAAGTACAACGAGTACAAGAAGGCCGACGAGGAGCACCTGCTGGAGACCACCGGCAAGAAGCTGCGCAAGCTGATGAGCTGGGTCGACAGCGACGAGAGCTGA
- the ilvN gene encoding acetolactate synthase small subunit gives MSKHTLSVLVENTPGILARIAALFSRRGFNIDSLAVGVTEHPDISRITIVVNVEDLPLEQVTKQLNKLVNVLKIVELESHNAIERELVLVKVRADNETRSQIVEIVQLFRAKTVDVSPEAVTIEATGGSDKLGAMLKMLEPFGIKELVQSGTIAIGRGGRSITDRSLRALDRSA, from the coding sequence ATGTCCAAGCACACGCTCTCCGTCCTGGTCGAGAACACGCCCGGCATCCTCGCCCGGATCGCCGCCCTGTTCTCCCGCCGCGGGTTCAACATCGACTCCCTCGCGGTCGGGGTCACCGAGCACCCCGACATCTCCCGCATCACCATCGTCGTCAACGTCGAGGACCTCCCGCTGGAGCAGGTGACCAAGCAGCTGAACAAGCTGGTCAACGTGCTCAAGATCGTCGAGCTGGAGTCCCACAACGCCATCGAGCGCGAGCTCGTCCTGGTGAAGGTCCGCGCCGACAACGAGACCCGCTCGCAGATCGTCGAGATCGTCCAGCTGTTCCGCGCCAAGACGGTCGACGTCTCCCCGGAGGCCGTCACCATCGAGGCCACCGGCGGCTCCGACAAGCTCGGCGCGATGCTCAAGATGCTGGAGCCCTTCGGCATCAAGGAGCTCGTCCAGTCCGGAACGATCGCCATAGGGCGTGGCGGCCGGTCCATCACGGACCGCAGTCTGCGCGCGCTCGACCGCAGCGCCTGA